One part of the Tunicatimonas pelagia genome encodes these proteins:
- a CDS encoding SusC/RagA family TonB-linked outer membrane protein translates to MDVFLLKPIWRLILVATFCFHVNVLLAQERTVSGTVTDEESSAIPGVNILVKGTTQGTITDVEGVFRLTVPEQAETLVFSFVGYETQEIAIGTQSTFDVQMATDAAQLTEVVVTGYTTQDKKDLTGAVSVVEIEDVQSFPVAGVDEMLEGQIAGVTVISDNSPGANTAVRIRGFGTIRNNDPLYIIDGVPTTTGINLINPNDIESMQVLKDASSASIYGSRAANGVVIVTTKKGRSEEPAIQLRSYIGVQQAFNLPNQLGAQEYGDLLWQATRNDGNTPASDIYGNGANPTIPAFLDDAQTIPSANTDWIEEIFEPAFIQSHFLEFGKGSENAHSFLSLGFFDQEGILQYTDFQRVTARLNTDFKPVEWLTIGENLSVAHSWQTETTTNSVLGSVVYDAFRFPSIVPARDINGEFGGNPINDVQNPLGKLYRNRDNQDLMLRIFGNAYADVQLVDALTFRTNFGLSYTNFNARNFNPQYNDILSQRLASDLTTTNELHTDWVWSNTLNYLNDFGQHSVDVLIGIESVNSYREGFQASRVGFPFDEPNFQYLDGGDGADQRNAGDALEWSLFSYFGKVNYEFDQRYLLSFTLRRDGSSRLGSNKWGSFPAISAGWRISEEDFFNVSAINQLKLRVGYGQNGNQDIPPFSTISSFATNLFYSNYAINGEQNSVRQGFTETRNANPDLKWETTNQTNIGVDVALWENRLIAGADYFHKRTEDLLVERPLPPVAGGTNQTIWDNVGAMENSGFEFYASYQDDRLQDFSWHMDLNFAAIRNELVDLPEDIDFLSVPRSALHSTNFNQEVSRSDVGQPIASFYGHDAIGIFQTAEQISNHAQQEGAQPGDLIFRDVNEDGVIDDEDRTFIGSPHPDFTYGITFGANYKAFDISLFFFGSEGNQVYDLTRYYGDFFNLSAYNRHERTSGAWTPENTGAEVPRLSLDDPNRNARPSSYFVQDASFLKLRNLQIGYTLPSQISERINLRVYAQAQNLFVITPYEGMDPEVGLQNHQSDNRNLDIGVDRGIYPPSRTFTLGVNIGL, encoded by the coding sequence ATGGATGTTTTTTTACTCAAACCTATCTGGCGACTTATCTTAGTTGCCACTTTCTGTTTTCACGTAAACGTACTGCTTGCTCAGGAACGTACCGTCAGTGGTACGGTGACCGATGAAGAAAGCAGTGCTATTCCCGGAGTGAATATTCTGGTGAAAGGCACCACGCAGGGAACAATCACGGATGTTGAAGGGGTTTTTCGCTTGACAGTACCCGAACAGGCTGAAACACTGGTGTTTTCTTTTGTAGGCTACGAAACGCAGGAAATTGCCATTGGTACTCAGTCCACTTTTGATGTGCAAATGGCAACTGATGCCGCGCAACTCACGGAGGTAGTTGTAACCGGCTACACTACTCAGGATAAGAAAGATCTTACGGGTGCCGTGTCGGTCGTAGAAATTGAGGATGTACAAAGCTTTCCGGTAGCAGGAGTGGATGAGATGCTAGAAGGTCAAATAGCCGGGGTAACGGTGATTAGTGATAACTCGCCGGGAGCCAATACCGCAGTGCGAATTCGTGGCTTCGGGACAATCCGTAATAATGACCCGCTCTATATTATCGACGGGGTGCCAACTACTACCGGAATCAACCTAATTAATCCCAATGATATTGAGTCCATGCAGGTGTTGAAGGATGCCTCATCAGCCTCTATTTACGGTTCACGGGCAGCCAATGGAGTAGTGATCGTCACCACGAAGAAAGGTCGTAGCGAGGAACCTGCTATCCAGTTACGTTCTTATATCGGGGTACAGCAGGCATTCAACCTACCTAATCAGCTGGGAGCGCAGGAGTACGGCGATTTACTCTGGCAAGCCACTCGCAACGATGGTAACACTCCCGCCAGCGACATTTACGGCAATGGCGCTAACCCAACCATTCCTGCTTTTCTAGACGATGCTCAAACCATTCCGTCAGCCAACACCGACTGGATAGAAGAAATCTTTGAACCCGCTTTTATCCAATCACACTTTTTGGAGTTTGGTAAAGGTAGCGAGAACGCGCATTCGTTTCTGTCGCTGGGTTTCTTCGACCAGGAAGGGATTCTGCAGTACACCGATTTTCAGCGAGTCACTGCTCGCCTTAACACGGATTTTAAACCGGTTGAGTGGCTGACCATTGGGGAGAATCTTTCGGTAGCACATTCGTGGCAAACGGAAACTACCACTAACTCAGTACTGGGTAGTGTGGTGTACGATGCCTTCCGTTTCCCATCCATTGTACCTGCCCGCGATATTAACGGTGAGTTCGGAGGAAACCCAATTAACGACGTGCAGAACCCACTGGGCAAGCTGTACCGCAACCGCGATAATCAGGATTTGATGTTACGCATCTTCGGTAATGCTTACGCCGATGTTCAGTTAGTGGATGCACTGACATTTCGCACTAACTTTGGGCTAAGTTATACCAACTTCAATGCTCGTAATTTTAACCCTCAGTACAACGATATTCTGAGCCAGCGGCTGGCCAGTGACCTTACTACAACCAATGAACTTCATACGGATTGGGTGTGGTCTAACACCCTCAACTATCTGAATGACTTCGGGCAGCACTCAGTAGATGTTTTAATCGGAATAGAGTCGGTGAACTCCTACCGCGAGGGTTTTCAAGCTTCCCGAGTAGGGTTCCCCTTCGATGAACCGAACTTCCAGTACCTGGACGGAGGAGATGGCGCTGATCAGCGTAATGCGGGAGATGCGCTAGAATGGTCGCTATTTTCGTACTTCGGAAAAGTCAACTACGAGTTTGACCAGCGCTACCTGCTGTCGTTTACGCTGCGGCGTGACGGTTCATCTCGTTTGGGTAGTAATAAGTGGGGTAGTTTCCCAGCAATTTCGGCGGGGTGGCGCATTTCGGAGGAAGACTTCTTTAACGTATCGGCGATTAACCAGCTAAAGTTACGGGTGGGCTACGGTCAGAATGGTAATCAGGATATTCCTCCCTTTTCTACCATTTCCAGCTTCGCGACTAATCTGTTCTATTCCAATTACGCTATTAACGGCGAACAGAACAGTGTGCGGCAAGGCTTTACCGAAACCCGAAATGCTAATCCTGATTTAAAGTGGGAAACCACTAATCAAACCAACATTGGGGTAGACGTTGCCCTCTGGGAGAACCGCTTGATTGCCGGAGCCGATTACTTTCATAAGCGCACCGAAGACTTACTGGTAGAGCGACCATTGCCTCCGGTGGCGGGTGGCACCAACCAGACGATTTGGGATAATGTAGGAGCGATGGAAAATTCCGGTTTTGAATTCTACGCGAGCTATCAGGATGATCGCTTGCAAGATTTTTCCTGGCACATGGATCTCAATTTTGCGGCTATCCGAAACGAACTGGTAGACTTACCGGAAGACATTGACTTCTTATCCGTTCCCCGGTCGGCACTGCATAGCACTAATTTCAATCAGGAAGTGTCTCGTTCGGATGTCGGGCAACCTATTGCCTCGTTCTACGGTCACGATGCCATCGGTATCTTTCAAACGGCTGAGCAAATTAGCAATCACGCTCAGCAGGAAGGTGCCCAACCCGGTGATCTCATCTTCCGCGATGTAAACGAGGATGGCGTAATTGACGATGAAGACCGTACTTTTATCGGCTCACCTCACCCTGATTTTACTTACGGAATCACGTTTGGTGCTAACTATAAAGCCTTTGACATTTCGTTGTTTTTCTTCGGCTCAGAAGGAAATCAGGTGTACGACCTAACCCGCTACTACGGCGACTTCTTCAATCTATCGGCCTACAACCGACACGAGCGTACCTCGGGCGCTTGGACACCCGAGAATACAGGTGCAGAGGTGCCTCGCTTATCGTTAGACGACCCTAACCGTAACGCCCGGCCCTCATCCTACTTTGTGCAGGATGCTTCCTTTCTCAAGCTCAGGAATCTACAAATTGGCTATACGCTACCTAGCCAGATCAGCGAGCGAATTAATTTGCGAGTATACGCACAAGCGCAGAACCTATTCGTAATCACTCCTTACGAAGGCATGGACCCCGAGGTAGGCTTACAAAATCATCAGTCGGACAATCGGAACCTGGACATTGGGGTTGATCGGGGTATTTATCCACCCTCCCGTACTTTCACGCTAGGGGTTAACATTGGGCTATAA
- a CDS encoding RagB/SusD family nutrient uptake outer membrane protein yields the protein MKKIFILFIGVALGACSEDNFLQEETVGELTPEQALAPENVEGVIISAYSILNGQIDEATNAFNSPASNWSFGDVLSDDAYKGGGGTGDQNQIHQMEIYNTDPTIIDVQRKWLALYEGVNRANQAIRLLNASSAFDTELKAQRIGEMRFLRGHFYFELKKIYNQIPYIDETAESLEDYNVSNTALSSDQLWQKIEEDFQAAYTALPNAQDEPGRATKWAAQAYLTKTYVFQEKWTEANAAVDEVINSGQYSLMDNFRNVFLPENDNGSEIIFAIQHSINDGSPRNFNGGIGDRLAPPGGPFYPQYGFHRPTQNLINAYKTNAEGLPVMDNVDVTEGDFVDPRLDHTTARPGIPYLDLDSLYSESWARDLATYGPYGPKKRVVSANSSSYLPVWPYVNALNYYIIRYADLLLWKAEAAIELGDLESGRQYINQVRERAMNSEYVMMLDGSATAANYLVQPYASFANYDAAITALRTERRLELAHEGHRFFDLVRWGIAAKVINDYLEVERTRRTHLAGAQFEAGKHEYMPIPQAQVDLVGTDSINQNPGY from the coding sequence ATGAAAAAAATATTCATTCTATTCATCGGCGTAGCCTTAGGCGCGTGCTCAGAGGATAATTTTCTGCAAGAAGAAACCGTGGGGGAACTAACCCCCGAACAAGCGTTGGCACCTGAAAATGTAGAAGGGGTTATTATCTCGGCTTACAGTATTCTGAACGGTCAGATTGATGAGGCTACCAATGCCTTTAATTCACCGGCTTCCAACTGGAGCTTTGGCGATGTGCTTTCGGATGATGCCTATAAAGGTGGAGGTGGTACTGGCGATCAGAATCAAATTCATCAGATGGAAATTTACAATACTGATCCGACCATTATTGATGTACAGCGCAAGTGGCTCGCGCTGTACGAAGGAGTAAACCGAGCCAACCAAGCCATTCGTTTACTGAACGCTTCTTCAGCATTTGACACTGAACTAAAGGCTCAGCGAATCGGTGAAATGCGTTTTTTGCGAGGGCACTTCTACTTTGAGCTGAAAAAAATCTATAACCAGATACCTTACATTGATGAAACTGCCGAAAGCTTGGAGGATTACAATGTGTCCAACACCGCTCTGTCGTCGGATCAGCTTTGGCAGAAGATAGAAGAAGATTTTCAAGCCGCCTATACCGCCTTACCCAATGCCCAGGATGAGCCCGGTCGTGCTACCAAGTGGGCTGCCCAAGCCTATCTAACTAAAACCTACGTTTTCCAAGAAAAATGGACAGAGGCTAATGCCGCTGTTGATGAAGTGATTAATAGCGGTCAGTACAGTCTGATGGACAACTTTCGGAATGTGTTTCTACCGGAAAACGATAATGGCTCAGAGATTATCTTCGCCATTCAGCATTCCATCAATGATGGTTCGCCCCGTAACTTCAACGGTGGTATTGGAGATCGACTAGCCCCTCCCGGTGGGCCTTTTTATCCGCAGTATGGCTTTCATCGCCCTACCCAAAACTTGATTAATGCTTATAAAACTAACGCCGAGGGTTTACCAGTGATGGATAATGTAGACGTTACTGAAGGCGACTTTGTCGATCCCCGACTCGATCATACTACCGCCCGTCCTGGTATTCCCTACCTTGACCTAGACAGCCTGTATAGTGAGAGTTGGGCTCGGGATTTAGCTACCTATGGGCCGTATGGTCCTAAGAAGCGCGTAGTATCGGCTAACTCTTCCAGTTACCTGCCCGTTTGGCCTTACGTCAACGCTCTGAATTACTATATTATTCGCTACGCCGACTTATTACTGTGGAAAGCCGAAGCAGCCATTGAACTGGGTGATTTGGAGAGCGGGCGTCAATACATCAACCAAGTGCGAGAGCGAGCCATGAATAGTGAGTACGTAATGATGCTAGACGGAAGTGCAACCGCCGCTAATTATTTAGTGCAGCCTTACGCCTCGTTCGCCAATTATGATGCAGCTATTACCGCGCTGCGTACCGAACGCCGCTTGGAGCTGGCGCACGAAGGGCACCGCTTTTTTGATTTGGTACGTTGGGGTATCGCCGCCAAGGTAATTAATGATTACCTAGAAGTAGAACGAACGCGCCGTACCCACCTCGCTGGAGCTCAATTTGAGGCGGGTAAGCACGAATACATGCCCATTCCTCAAGCTCAAGTTGATCTGGTGGGTACTGATTCAATTAATCAAAATCCTGGTTATTAA
- a CDS encoding Fpg/Nei family DNA glycosylase, translating into MPELPEVATYQKFFDMAATGRKVTDVEVAEPRVVTVSPEELQQSVVGQRWEETQRIGKHLLVKLSDGGWMTIHFGMTGSLRSFKDREDAPRFTKVLFALDDGFFLAFRCPRILGRVGLTESLSAYQKDKKLGPDALTVSWEEFQEILDGRTGLIKPLLMHQSAVAGLGNWIVDDILYQAGIHPERRANELSEAERKAIFNKMKYILKTAVELESRYEDFPDEFLVTYRWSKNQHRQEEINLEILKVGGRSTYIDAKRQKRL; encoded by the coding sequence ATGCCCGAATTACCCGAAGTAGCCACCTATCAGAAGTTTTTTGATATGGCTGCCACTGGCCGGAAAGTAACTGATGTAGAAGTGGCTGAACCCCGAGTGGTCACTGTTTCCCCCGAAGAATTGCAGCAATCGGTAGTAGGCCAACGCTGGGAAGAAACCCAGCGCATTGGTAAACATCTGCTGGTAAAACTAAGCGATGGGGGCTGGATGACTATTCACTTTGGTATGACCGGTTCATTACGCTCCTTTAAAGATCGGGAAGATGCCCCAAGATTTACCAAAGTACTCTTTGCGTTAGATGATGGTTTTTTTCTAGCGTTCCGCTGCCCGCGCATTTTAGGTCGGGTTGGGCTAACTGAGAGTTTATCTGCCTACCAGAAAGATAAGAAACTAGGGCCGGATGCACTCACCGTTTCTTGGGAAGAGTTTCAGGAAATACTAGACGGGCGAACCGGACTAATCAAGCCCTTGCTAATGCACCAAAGTGCCGTAGCGGGTTTAGGCAACTGGATTGTAGATGACATTCTGTACCAGGCTGGAATTCACCCCGAACGACGCGCCAACGAATTAAGCGAAGCCGAGCGGAAAGCAATCTTCAATAAAATGAAGTACATTCTGAAAACGGCAGTAGAACTAGAGTCCCGTTATGAGGATTTTCCTGATGAGTTTCTGGTAACCTACCGCTGGTCTAAAAACCAACACCGCCAGGAAGAGATTAATCTAGAGATACTAAAAGTAGGGGGACGAAGCACCTATATTGATGCCAAGCGTCAGAAACGATTGTAG